Part of the Parcubacteria group bacterium CG10_big_fil_rev_8_21_14_0_10_36_14 genome is shown below.
TTGGCAACCACGGCACCCCAACTGGCTTTTATACCGGCCTTGCCCCCACCTCCACCCCCGGCAAAATCAACCAGGCGATTGATTTTGATGGAATGAATGGTGCGGTAAACGCCGATGTTGTAGCAAACGATATGTCGCCCCTCTCAGGAACAATTGTTCTTTGGGCTAAGGCCGAAGCTAACGTAACATCCTTTATTATTGGAGGGAATACCAATTCTAGAACTTATCTCTCAAGACATTCTAGTGGTTTTTTTCGTGTTACAAAGGGCAACCCTGCTACGGATATGAATTTTACGGCTACGGCTTTAAATACTTGGCATCAATTAGTATTAACTTGGGATAATGGTTCTATGAGTGGTTATCAAGACGGAGTGCTTATAAACACCTTAGCGTTTACTGATACTACAACAGCCGGAACAGCCCTAAAAATAAGTTCTTTTAATACCGGAGGATTTAATTTTGACGGTGCCATTGACGACGTGCGGATATATAACCGCGCGTTGTCTGCTGACGAAGTCTCCGCTTTATACAAATCCAGCGCAAGAAAATATGTGAGATAAGGGGAGGATTGTGAAGAAAGTATCAATAATCAATCATCAATGAACGCTCAATTACAAATTGAAAAATGAAAAATGAACTTTCAATGAAAAATGATAAATGAAAAATGAAAATTATCTTATGTCCCGTAAACTCCTACCACTACTAATAATAATCCCCATCTTAATCTTAGGCAGTTTTTTGGTATTCAAATCAAAATCCGCCGAACCGACTTCTGCCTCCGCCCCCCTCTTGGGCCTCACTCTAGACCTTGACTTTGGAAATAACAACAGCTCCGATCCGGTGCAAGTTTATGATTCCTCCGGTTTTAACCGCAATACCACTTCAACAACTGGCACCACAATGCCAGCCTGCACGCCATACTTCTGTGATTTTGACGGCGGAGATAATACAACAGGGGACGCGACAAATATTTTTAATTCTGCTAATATTTCTATCGCGACAAAATTTAGCCCGGATTTTACCGCGGACGATGGAGTATTGCATTATATTTTTGATACCCAAGCAAGCGGGACGGAAGGATATATATTGATTAAAGTGTCTGATAATAGTTTACGCGTTTATTTAGGCGGAACAAATATAGAGACAATACCGCTCAGTTCATATCAAGCGTATTGGAAGGTGGGTGAAGAAAATGTACTCGTGGTAAGAGGAGATGCAACCAATGATGATACTTATATGTGGCTGAATGGAAATATTATTTTNNNNNNNNNNNNNNNNNNNNNNNNNNNNNNNNNNNNNNNNNNNNNNNNNNNNNNNNNNNNNNNNNNNNNGTCGGCTTCTTTCTGATGCTGAGGTTCAATATTTGTCAGCTGACAGGAAGACAAATATGCGTTGATATTGGAGGTCAAATTTTTTAGACTTTTGTTTTCTTGTGGAAGGTTGGCATTTATTGTATAATTAATTTATATTTNNNNNNNNNNNNNNNNNNNNNNNNNNNNNNNNNNNNNNNNNNNNNNNNNNNNNNNNNNNNNNNNNNNNNNNNNNNNNNNNNNNNNNNNNNNNNNNNNNNNNNNNNNNNNNNNNNNNNNNNNNNNNNNNNNNNNNNNNNNNNNNNNNNNNNNNNNNCTAAAAAATTGGTTATAAGAAGAACCCCGCTTGATATACCACTACTTTTGATTATCGCCACCATGCTTATTTCTGCAATTGCTTCAAAAAACAGATATCTCAGTTTTTGGGGTGATTTTAATATGTTAGGTGATTCTTTTGTTAGCTTTATATTTTATATCCTTTTTTATTTTTTGGTTTTAAATAACGTAGATTCTGTCAAAAGGGTTGTTAAAATAATTATTGTTTTAGCTGTTTCTGGCGCGTTTTCCGCTCTATATTTCATTGGGCAGAGTTTTGGGATATTGCCCCTTAGCGGTTTACCCGTTCCTCGTTGGACGTTAAACTCGGATTTGCCAACACATTTTGGTTATTATATGACAGTTGTAATGATATTGGTTTTATCTTTGGTAATGGCGAAGATGCGAGGTTTTTTTAACAAGAAAAATATATTTGGACTCATTGCTTTATTGATTTTTTTCACCGCAATAGTCGTTCTTGGTTTCAAAAGCGTTTGGCTTATTGTTGCTATTTCAATTTTTTTACTTTTAGTTTTTGCCCTGTCAAGGATAGAAGAAGTAGAGGTGCCGTGGGTTTCTATAACTTTTGGTATACTTGTTATTTCAATTCTTTTTATTATTTTAGGGTCACCTTCTTTTTTAACTGCGAATTTGCCAACAGAGGTTGCCTTATCTCCCGGCGTTTCTTGGAAAGTATGCACGTCGGCTTTAAGCGAAAATTTAAAGAACTTTTTATTTGGTTCCGGACCGGCAACTTTTGTCTATGATTTTTCGGCGTTTAGGCCCGAAGTTTTTAACAGCAATTTTGCATGGTCTCTTCGTTTCAATAGGCCATACAGTACGATAATCGGTATTTTATCAACCAATGGACTTTTGGGCGCAATTGCCTGGATGTCAATGTTTTTAGTGGCATTGGGAACATTTTTTGTAATGTGGTTTGTAAAGAATCTGAGAATTAAAAAGAAAACAATAGACAAGCTTTCCGATTTAATTCATTTAGGAGAAGCGGGTGACGATTCTTTTACGCATACTCTTTATGCCGGACTTATGACTGGTTGGCTTACGCTTCTAATTTCAATGTTTTTTATAACTTTCACAACGGTTCATTGGGTTTTATTCTTTTTATGCCTTGCGCTCACATTTTTGCTCGGAATGGATTTTTCAAAAAAAGAAACAAATACATTTACATTGTCGCTAAAAACACTTCCGCAATATACGCTAATTTCATCTTTTATCTATATTTTGATATTTGCGCTTATTGTTGTTTTGGTGATTTTTTTAGGAAGATTTTATACTGCAGAGATTTATAAAGCGCGAGCAATACAATATTCTTCGGTGGGCAATCATACTCAGGCTGCGGCAGTAATGTTTAAAGCCGTTTCGTTAAGTCCAAGTTATTCTAAATATTATCTTGATTTGGCAAGCGCTTACATTGGAATGGCTGTAGTAGAATCACAAAACGAAGCGCCTGATCAGCAAAGAATTGCTAATTTGGTTGCTTCAGCCGTGAATCAAGCTCGCGAAGCTACTCGTCTTGCTCCAAATGATGCCGCCGGCTGGGATTTTCTAGCTACAATGTATGCAACCGCAAGACCTTTATCACAGAACGCTAACAGTTTTGCAATATCAGCTCTTGAGCAGGCAATAAAATTAGAAAAGACAAATCCACGATTATATTTAGACCTTGGAAGAGCGCGAGTTTTGCAAAAGGATTATAAGGGCGCACGTGAAGCGATGGAAAAAGCTGTTACGTTAAAAACTAACTATACCCTAGGTTATAATGTAATGGCCCAGTTAGATGAGCTTGAGGGCAAAGAAAACGAATCAATTGAGCATATGAGTGTTGCGGCTGCGCTTTCACCAAATGACCCTGTGCTTATATACAATCTTGGACGACTCTATTATAATAGGGCAAAACAAGACGACTTAGTCCGGGCGGAACAGTTATTTTTACGTGCCGCTACTTTGAATGAAAATTATGCAGATGCTCTTTGGTCTTTAGGCGTTTTGTACGAACGACAAGGAAAAACATCTCAAGCCCTACAGCTATATCGCAAAGTAGAAACATTAAATCCTGGCAACGAAAATGTAAAACAGAAGATTCAACGTTTAATTGGCACATAAGATGTTGCAGAGTGCTGGAAATGATAAGAGGATAAAAATAATTAGAGAGGGCTGGGGCCCTCTCTAAAAATCTTTAAAAATCTGCCAATAAAATCAGCGTTCGCTGATTTTATTGGCAGAAAATTTAGATGACTTGATATGAAAAATCATAAAAATAAAATAAAAAAATTAAGAAATGATAGAAAGACACAGGAAATAACCAAAACAATTTTAAAATTATGCATAGGCGGGGGATTGATTTTTTTGACAAGCGGGTATGCATACCCGAAAAATTATAAACAACTGATGAAAAAATTTACGGATTTGGAACGATATTCTTGTAGTAGAGTCAATGAATGCCTAAAAAGATTAAGGATGCAGGATTATATAAGATATGATGAGAATGACTTTACAAAACCTATATTTTTAACCAAGAAAGGATTTCAGCGCTTTAACGTTTTATCTCTAAGAGATAAAATAAAATCCCTAACGATGAAAAAATGGGACCATCTTTGGCGCTTGGTTACATATGATATCAGCGAGAAATATAAGCTCACTCGCAATAATTTTAGGCGAGAATTAAAATTATTAGATTTTTATCAGCTGCAAAAAAATATTTTTGTAATTCCTTTTTCTGTAGAAAGAGAACTTGAAGAACTTATAAAATCCTATCGTCTTTGGGACAGGGTATTGGTTTTGCAAGTTGCAAATCTTGGCAAGTATGAAGAAGACGTAAGAAATCATTTTTTTAATTTAGAAAAAACTAAAAAGAAAGGTGTAACTTGGACAAAAAAGATAGAATTGTAGTGCCAATAAAATTAGCGTTCGCTGATTTTATTGGCACTACCGAATTTAATAAATTTTATCGCGTCAATTGATTTTTTGGCTAAAAAAAGATACAATGGCATTATATGACGAAATTAGAAAAAGTTATTTTAGTCCATTATCACGAAATAGCTCTAAAAGGCAGAAACCGCCCGATGTTTGAAGATCGGCTTGTAAGAAATATTAAAAAAATGATTGGAGCGCAAATTACCGTTAAACGGCTATCCGGAAGGATTGAGGTTTGTGTGCCAGAAGCGCAAATTGAAAAAGCTCTTAAAAAAATGAGCAATATTTTTGGTATAAGCGGTTTTTCTAAGGCAGTAGTTCTTCCGACTGATTTTAAAAAAATAAAAAGTTCTACCTTAAAATTATTGTCCGAAGACTATTCTTTGAAAGATAGTAAAAAAACATTTAAAGTGGTAACAAAGCGCGGATATAAGCAATTTCCAAAAAATTCTATGGAAATTTCTGCCGAGATAGGTGCTTACATATTAAAAAATTCAGCATTAAAGGTAGATATTAAAAAACCAAAAATAATTATAAACGTAGAACTTTTAAAAGACAGAACTTATATTTATACAAAAAAGATGAGCGGACAAGGCGGATTGCCGATTGGCGTTTCCGGAAAGATGTTAGTTTTGATTTCTGGTGGGATAGATTCTCCGGTTGCCTCGTATTTTATGGCAAAACGAGGAGCAGAATTATTTTTTTTGCACTTCCATAGTTATCCTTACACGGATAAGGCCAGTATTGAAAAAGTTCAAGAGATTTTACATATTTTAAGCGATTTTGGAATAAACGAGAAAAATTTATGTCTTGCGCCGATAATTGATTTTCAAAAAGAAGTAGTAAAAAAAGTAAACCAAAAGTATCGAATCATTATTTATCGGCGATTAATGTATAAAGTTGCCGAAGCTTTGGCTAAGCAAAATAGATGGAAAGCGCTTATTTCTGGTGATAACCTTGGACAAGTTGCTTCGCAGACAATAGAGAATATGGCAGTAATCGGCGTAGGCATTGATTTACCTATAATGCGACCACTTGTTGGTTTCGATAAAGAAGAAATAATAGATTTTGCTAAAAGGATTGGGACATTTGAAACTTCGATTTTGCCTCATGGTGATTGTTGTAGTGTTTTTTTGCCAAAAAATCCGGCTACAAAAACGAGAATAACTGATATACTTATAGAAGAGAAGGCAATTGGTATGGATAAATGGGTGGAAAAAATAATAAGAGGTATCAAGTATTAAGTATCATGTATTATGGCGGAAAATAAACTTAAATCATTTACCGACTTGAATGCATGGAAAGAGGCGCATAAATTAGTATTGATGATATATAAAATAATAAAAGATTTTCCAAAAGAGGAGATATCTGGATTAACAAATCAAATTAGAAGGGCTGTAATTTCTATTACTTCAAATATTGCGGAGGAATTCAGTAGAAACTCTTGTAAGGAAAGAATACAATTTTATGCTATTTCATTAGGTTCCCTAAGCGAGTCACAAAATCAGTTATTGACCGTAAGAAACGTTGGATATATTTCAAATGATAAATTTAAAATTATTGCCGAACAGAATATACTTACAATTAAGCTTTTAAACGGTCTGATAAGAAGCGCAAGAAATTTTTCTTAAGCATAATTACACAATACTTGATACATAATATATGTTATACATTATAGCTACTCCCATTGGAAATTTAGAGGATATTACATTTCGCGCTCTTGAAGTATTAAAAGATGCGGATTTTATATTATGTGAAGATACACGGGTCACATCAAAACTTTTAGCACGTTTTAATTTAAAAATTCCGACAAT
Proteins encoded:
- a CDS encoding tRNA 4-thiouridine(8) synthase ThiI — its product is MTKLEKVILVHYHEIALKGRNRPMFEDRLVRNIKKMIGAQITVKRLSGRIEVCVPEAQIEKALKKMSNIFGISGFSKAVVLPTDFKKIKSSTLKLLSEDYSLKDSKKTFKVVTKRGYKQFPKNSMEISAEIGAYILKNSALKVDIKKPKIIINVELLKDRTYIYTKKMSGQGGLPIGVSGKMLVLISGGIDSPVASYFMAKRGAELFFLHFHSYPYTDKASIEKVQEILHILSDFGINEKNLCLAPIIDFQKEVVKKVNQKYRIIIYRRLMYKVAEALAKQNRWKALISGDNLGQVASQTIENMAVIGVGIDLPIMRPLVGFDKEEIIDFAKRIGTFETSILPHGDCCSVFLPKNPATKTRITDILIEEKAIGMDKWVEKIIRGIKY
- a CDS encoding four helix bundle protein gives rise to the protein MAENKLKSFTDLNAWKEAHKLVLMIYKIIKDFPKEEISGLTNQIRRAVISITSNIAEEFSRNSCKERIQFYAISLGSLSESQNQLLTVRNVGYISNDKFKIIAEQNILTIKLLNGLIRSARNFS